CCATTGGACATGACCGCGCTCTTCGACGAGCCCGAGATCGGTGCTACCCCCAGCAAGGGTGTGTCGGTCCGTTACCTCACGCCGCACCACAAATGGTCGATTCATTCGGAGTACCAAGACAACTTGCTGATGTTGTCGCTGTTTCGCGGCGGGCCGGGGATCTGGATAAGCCCTCAGGACGCGCAGAAGATCGGCGTGAAGGACAACGAGTGGATCGAGGCGGTCAACCGCAACGGTGTAGTCAACGCCCGGGCCATCGTCTCCCATCGGATGCCCGAAGGCACGGTTTACATGTACCACTCTCAGGACCGGCTCATCGACATGCCGCTGTCCGAGACGTCCGGCGAGCGAGGGGGTAACCACAACTCGCTCACCCGGTTGATGATCAAACCCACCCACATGATCGGTGGCTACGCCCAGTTGACCTACGCGTTCAACTACATGGGCCCCACCGGCAACCAACGCGACGAGGTCACCGTGATCCGTCGCCGCAGCCAAGAGGTGACGTACTAATGCGGGTCATGGCGCAGATGGCGATGGTGATGAACCTCGACAAGTGCATCGGGTGCCACACGTGCTCGGTCACCTGCAAACAGGTCTGGACCAACCGGTCCGGCGCCGAACACGTCTGGTTCAACAACGTGGAGACCCGGCCAGGTCAGGGATACCCACGCACCTACGAAGACCAGGAGAAGTGGAAGGGCGGCTGGACGCTTAACAAGCGTGGCCGGCTGAAGCTGAAGGCCGGAGGGCGGCTGAAGAACCTGGCGACGATCTTCGCCAACCCCAACCTGCCCGGCATCAACGACTACTACGAGCCGTGGACCTACGACTACGAGAATCTCACCACGGCGCCGGCTCAGGACCACATGCCGGTAGCCCGGCCGAAATCGCTGCTCACCGGCGAGGACACAAAAGTCACCTGGTCGTCCAACTGGGACGACGATCTCGCCGGCTCCGTCGAGCACGGACACAACGACCCGATCCTCCAAAAGGTCGGCGACAAGGTCAAGTTCGAGTACGAGCAGGCCTTCATGTTCTACCTGCCGCGGATCTGCGAGCACTGTCTCAACCCGTCGTGTGTGTCGTCCTGCCCGACCGGCGCGATATATAAGCGCGAAGAGGACGGAATCGTGCTGGTCGACCAGGACCGCTGCCGCGGTTGGCGTCAGTGCGTGAGCGGATGCCCCTACAAGAAGATGTACTTCAACCACAAGACCGGCAAGGTCGAAAAGTGCACCTTCTGCTATCCGCGTATCGAGGTCGGTCAGCCCACGATCTGCTCCGAGACGTGCGTCGGGCGATTGCGTTACCTCGGCCTGATGTTGTACGACGCCGATAAGGTGCTGGAGGCGGCGTCGACCAAGGACGAACATGGACTGTACGAAGCGCAGCGCGGCGTCTTCTTGGACCCGAAAGATCCGGAGGTAATCCGAGAGGCGCAGCTCGCAGGCATCCCGGACGACTGGATCGAGGCCGCCGTGCACTCGCCGATCTGGGCGCTGATCAACGAGTACAAGGTTGCGCTGCCGCTGCATCCGGAATACCGCACGATGCCGATGGTCTGGTACATACCGCCACTGTCGCCCGTGGTGGACGCCGTAAGCGAGACCGGTGAGGACGCGGAGCGACGGGATAACCTTTTCGCGGCCATTGACAAACTGCGGATCCCGATTGACTACCTGGCCGGATTGTTTACCGCGGGAGACACCGCGCCGGTCGATCGGGTGCTGCGCAAACTCGCCGCAATGCGCTCCTACATGCGTGACATCAACATGGGGTGGGAGACCGACGAGTCGATCGCCGAGTCGGTGGGCATGACCGGCCAAGAAATCCGGGATATGTACCGGCTCCTTGCGATCGCCAAGTACGAGGAGCGGTACGTGATTCCGCCTGCTCACTACGAGGACGCGCACAAGCTGGAAAACATCGCCACCGAGTGTTCCCTCAACGTCGACGGAGGGCCCGGCATGGGTGGCTTCGACGCGTCCTTCGGCGCGGATCCCAACATGGGTGCCGACCCGGGCATCGGCTCGTTTGACGGCCCAGGGCGTCCCGAAGGGGTACGGATCAACCTGCTGAACTGGGACGGCCAGGGCACGCCCGATGGACTGTTTCCTCACCCGCACGACTCGTCGGCCGCTACTGAGGACCAGCCATGATCCCGAAGGTCTCGTCCCTGAAATTCTCGGCGGACGAGTTGATCCGCGCGTGGCAGTCCGCGTCGATTCTGATGGACTACCCGGACGAGCAGCTGCTGGCCCGGCTGGAGTTTCTCACCGAGGTCACGGCCAGCTTGCCGGCTAAAATCGGCGCGGGTCTGCAGACGACGATCGGTCACCTTCGTCGTCAGTCGCTGTACGACTTGCAAAGTGATTACGTCGACACATTCGACACGCGGCGACGAGGGTGCCTATTTCTGACGTACTTCTCGAACGGCGAGACCAGAAAACGTGGCTTGGCGCTGCTGCGCATCAAGCAGGTCTACACGAAGGCCGGCTTGATTCTCACCGATGATCAGCTGCCCGATCACTTGTGCGTCGTACTCGAGTTTGCAGCTACCACCGATCTTCAGGCCGGACTCAAGATCATCTTGGACAACCGCGCCGGCCTCGAACTACTCCGTCTTCACCTGATAGAGATCGAATCACCGTGGCGCGGAGCGCTTGAGGCGGTGTGTGCCACGCTGCCCGCGCTGAAGGGCACGGACTACGAAGCGATTCAACGGCTCGCCGCCGACGGGCCCGAAGACGAGCAAGTGGGCCTCAATCCGTACGGCACTCCTGATTTGCTACCCATGCCCGGAGGCGTGTGATGGACAACTTCCGCGATGTGTTCCTGTGGCTGATCTTCCCCTACATCTGTCTCACCATCTTTGTTCTCGGTCATGTCTGGCGCTACAGGTACGACAAGTTCGGCTGGACATCCAGGTCCAGCCAGATGTATGAGAGCCGGATCCTGCGCTGGGCGAATCCGATGTTCCACTTTGGAATCCTGGCGGTGTTCTTGGGCCATGTGATGGGGTTGGGCATCCCTCAGAGTTGGACCGACGCGGTCGGAATCTCCGAGGGTATCTACCACTTCATGGCTATCTCGGTCGGCATCATCGCGGGCGTGTTCACCATCGTCGGCCTCATCGGACTGCTCTACCGGCGTCGCTTCACCAAAGCCGTGCTGGGCGCGACGACCAAGATGGACAAGCTCATGTATCTCATGCTTGCCGCAGTGATCTTGACCGGGCTGGTCAACACGGGCACCGGCGTGGGCGGGACCTACAACTACCGCGAAGGCGTTTCGGTCTGGTTCCGAAGCATCTTCTACTTCAACCCGCAACCGGAACTGATGGTCCATGCTCCGCTGAGCTTCCAGATCCACGGCGTACTCGCCATTGCGCTGTTTGCGCTATGGCCCTTCACCCGTCTCGTGCACGTATTTACCGCCCCGCTGGGCTACGTTTTCCGTCCATACGTGCTGTATCGCAGCCGCGACGAGCATGAGGGCTCACGAGCGCGACGGCGCGGCTGGGACAAGGTCGACACCATCCCGCGTCGTCGATAGTGCCCTCAACGAGGACCCATCCGGACGGCCGTACGGGGTCTGTCTCCGGGCCGGGAGGCCAAATTAGAACGCGGTTGCAAAACTGGACCGCCGGGCCATAACGTTGTTGACTACAAGTAACAGTCCAATGGGGATGTGATCCTGCCAGAAGGGACGTCCATGGCGACTCCGAGAACCGCCGAGTCGAGTTCGACCTCGGCCTCGACCGACGAGCCGGAGTACACGCGGACCCACCGCGAGATCCTCGAGGTCATGGTCGGCCTTCTGGCGGCCCTTTTTACTTGCATCTCAAGCTCGACGATCGTCGCTAACGCGCTACCCACCATCGTCGGCGAACTCAAGGGAAGTCAGACCCAGTACACCTGGGTGGTCACCGCGTCCTTGCTGGCGATGACGGTCTCGACGGCGATTTGGGGCAAGCTCTCCGATCTGTTCAACAAGAAGGTCCTCGTCCAGATCGCGATCGTCATCTTCGTGGCCGGCTCGATCCTCGCGGGCATGTCGCAGAGCATGGGTCAGTTGCTCTCATGTCGCGCAATCCAAGGCATCGGGATGGGCGGGCTGACGGCGCTGTCTCAGTCGATCATCGGATCAATCGTCTCGCCGCGCGACCGCGGCCGTTACAGCGGCTACATGGGCGCGACCGGTGCGCTGGCAATGGTGAGTGGACCGCTGATCGGTGGCGTCATTGTCGATGCCGACGCGCTCGGCTGGCGGTGGTGCTTCTACGTTTGCGTACCGCTCGCGCTCATCAGCCTGGTCATCCTGCAGCGTCATCTGCGCATTGAGACCATCAAGCGGCCGATCAAGATCGACTATCTCGGCGGCATTCTGGTTGCCGTGGCCTCGACCTTGCCGCTGATCTGGGTATCGCTGGCCGGCGATGACTTCGGCTGGGTGTCCTGGCCGTCCGCGGCGTTCCTTGCAGCTACGGCGATCGCCGTCGTACTCGCCGTGTGGGTCGAGCACTGGCATCCGGAGCCGCTCGTGCCGCCGAAGGTAATGCGCGAGCGTACGACGTTGCTCGCCACGATTGCCGGGCTCGCCGTGGGCTGCGCAATGTTTGGCATGTCGGTCTTTCTGACCCAGTTCTTCCAGACCGCGCAGGGCCACTCGCCCACCCAGGCCGGGATCATGCTGATACCGATGATGGCAGGGTCGCTTCTCGGCTCGATCGGCGCGGGCAACTTGATTACCAGGTTCGGTCGGTGGAAGCGATATCTGGTCATCGGTGCGGTACTGCTGACCGCGGGGCTCGCCGTGCTCGGATTCTCCGGCCGTACGACGCCGTACTGGCACGTCGCCGTCGGCATGATGATGATGGGCCTCGGAATGGGCATGATGCAGCAGAACCTCGTGCTGGCGGTCCAAAACACCGTGGACGTCACACAGGTGGGCGCGGCCAGTGGAGCGGTCGCGTTCTTCCGGACGCTCGGCGGCGCGATCGGCGTGTCGGTACTGGGCGCGATCCTGGCCAGCCAGGTGAGCAGCCACATTGCGGCCGGTCTTCCCGCGCTCGGGATCGACCCGGGCAGCGGTTCCAGCGACAGCCTTCGTGATGCTGCCAATCTGCCGGCGCCGGTGCTCAATCTCGTGCAGACGGCGTACGCCGATGCCACCGCGCATATCTTCCTGGTCGCGGCCGGGATCGCGGCGGTCAGCCTGATCGCGGTCTCGTGCATCAAAGAGGTGGCGCTACGCCTGACGGTTCGCAAGTACGACGAACCGCCCGCCCCGACCGTTTAAGGAGCGCACACCCACGTCACGGGTGTAAATGACGTATCACACAACTAGTTGCGTGTGCCAAGCAATCGGTTGTAAAGTTGCGTACCGCAAGTAACGAGTCTTCAAATCGAAAGGCGTCCATGCCTAGCTCCACGACTGGAACCCGTCCACAGGCGGCCTCCGACGGACTCACGCATCGTCAGATCCTCGAGGTGCTCTTCGGGCTTCTTGCGGCCTTGTTTACCGCCATCATTAGCTCGACCATCGTCTCGAACGCGCTGCCGACGATCATTGGTGATCTCGACGGAAGCCAGACCGAGTACACCTGGGTCGTCACGATCTCCCTGCTGACCATGACCGTCTCGACCCCGATCTGGGCGAAGCTGTCGGATCTGGTCAACAAGAAGACGCTCGTACAGATCGCCATTCTCGTCTTCGTCGCAGGTTCCGTGCTCGCCGGATTCTCCCAAGACGTCGGCCAGTTGCTGGCCTGCCGCGGCCTGCAGGGCCTGGGTATGGGCGGGTTGACCGCGTTGGCCCAGTCGATCATCGGCTCGATCATTCCGCCGCGCGACCGCGGCCGCTACAGCGGCTACATGGGCGCAACGATGGCCGTCGCCACCATCAGTGGACCGTTGCTCGGCGGCGTCATCGTCGACGCGCCGGCACTCGGCTGGCGTTGGACGTTCTTCGTCTGCGTGCCACTTGCACTGATCAGCCTCGGCGTACTGCAGCGTTTCCTCAAGATCGAGACCATTAAGCGCGACGTCAAGATCGACTACTGGGGTGCATTGTTCATCGCGATCGCCGCGAGCCTGCCGCTCATGTGGGTATCGTTCGCCGGATCGAGCTTTGACTGGGTCTCTTGGCCGAGCGCCATGTTTGTCGGCGGCACGATTGTCGCAACGATAATCGCGGTCATGATCGAGCGTCGTCACTCCGAACCACTAGTTCCGCCGTTCGTCCTGCGCGACCGTACGACGATGCTCGCGATCATCGCGAGCGTCTCGGTCGGCATCGCGATGTTCGGCAGTTCGGTGTTCATCGGCCAGTACTTCCAGGTCGCGCAGGGCTACACGCCGACCGCGGCCGGTCTGCTGATGATTCCGATGATGCTCGGTTCCCTCGTAGGATCGGCCGGCTCGGGCGCCCTCATCAGCCGGATCGGCAAATGGAAGCGCTACATCGTCGCCGGCAGCATCATGCTCATCGCGAGCCTCGGCCTGCTCTCCACGATCAGCCACACCACGCCGGTGTGGCACGTATGCCTCTTCTTGCTGATCCTCGGCCTCGGCATGGGCATGCTGATGCAGAACCTCGTGCTCGCCGTACAAAACACCGTCGACGTCACCAACGTTGGTGCGGCCAGCGGCGCGGTCGCCTTCTTCCGGTCGCTGGGCGGCGCGATCGGCGTATCGGTCCTCGGCGCCATCTTGGCCAACCAGGTCGGCAGCAAGATCGCCTCCGGGCTCGGCGCGCTCGGGATTGACATGAGTCAGTCGGGCGGTGCGGGCGTCAGCGTGCTCGACCTCAAGCACCTGCCCGCTCCGG
The sequence above is drawn from the Antricoccus suffuscus genome and encodes:
- a CDS encoding MDR family MFS transporter, encoding MATPRTAESSSTSASTDEPEYTRTHREILEVMVGLLAALFTCISSSTIVANALPTIVGELKGSQTQYTWVVTASLLAMTVSTAIWGKLSDLFNKKVLVQIAIVIFVAGSILAGMSQSMGQLLSCRAIQGIGMGGLTALSQSIIGSIVSPRDRGRYSGYMGATGALAMVSGPLIGGVIVDADALGWRWCFYVCVPLALISLVILQRHLRIETIKRPIKIDYLGGILVAVASTLPLIWVSLAGDDFGWVSWPSAAFLAATAIAVVLAVWVEHWHPEPLVPPKVMRERTTLLATIAGLAVGCAMFGMSVFLTQFFQTAQGHSPTQAGIMLIPMMAGSLLGSIGAGNLITRFGRWKRYLVIGAVLLTAGLAVLGFSGRTTPYWHVAVGMMMMGLGMGMMQQNLVLAVQNTVDVTQVGAASGAVAFFRTLGGAIGVSVLGAILASQVSSHIAAGLPALGIDPGSGSSDSLRDAANLPAPVLNLVQTAYADATAHIFLVAAGIAAVSLIAVSCIKEVALRLTVRKYDEPPAPTV
- the narI gene encoding respiratory nitrate reductase subunit gamma — translated: MDNFRDVFLWLIFPYICLTIFVLGHVWRYRYDKFGWTSRSSQMYESRILRWANPMFHFGILAVFLGHVMGLGIPQSWTDAVGISEGIYHFMAISVGIIAGVFTIVGLIGLLYRRRFTKAVLGATTKMDKLMYLMLAAVILTGLVNTGTGVGGTYNYREGVSVWFRSIFYFNPQPELMVHAPLSFQIHGVLAIALFALWPFTRLVHVFTAPLGYVFRPYVLYRSRDEHEGSRARRRGWDKVDTIPRRR
- the narJ gene encoding nitrate reductase molybdenum cofactor assembly chaperone, with translation MIPKVSSLKFSADELIRAWQSASILMDYPDEQLLARLEFLTEVTASLPAKIGAGLQTTIGHLRRQSLYDLQSDYVDTFDTRRRGCLFLTYFSNGETRKRGLALLRIKQVYTKAGLILTDDQLPDHLCVVLEFAATTDLQAGLKIILDNRAGLELLRLHLIEIESPWRGALEAVCATLPALKGTDYEAIQRLAADGPEDEQVGLNPYGTPDLLPMPGGV
- a CDS encoding MFS transporter → MPSSTTGTRPQAASDGLTHRQILEVLFGLLAALFTAIISSTIVSNALPTIIGDLDGSQTEYTWVVTISLLTMTVSTPIWAKLSDLVNKKTLVQIAILVFVAGSVLAGFSQDVGQLLACRGLQGLGMGGLTALAQSIIGSIIPPRDRGRYSGYMGATMAVATISGPLLGGVIVDAPALGWRWTFFVCVPLALISLGVLQRFLKIETIKRDVKIDYWGALFIAIAASLPLMWVSFAGSSFDWVSWPSAMFVGGTIVATIIAVMIERRHSEPLVPPFVLRDRTTMLAIIASVSVGIAMFGSSVFIGQYFQVAQGYTPTAAGLLMIPMMLGSLVGSAGSGALISRIGKWKRYIVAGSIMLIASLGLLSTISHTTPVWHVCLFLLILGLGMGMLMQNLVLAVQNTVDVTNVGAASGAVAFFRSLGGAIGVSVLGAILANQVGSKIASGLGALGIDMSQSGGAGVSVLDLKHLPAPVVEVVRASYGDATGRIFLVAGIVALVSLVAVIMIKEVPLRLTVRKYDDVADDAEAAVLGEPTLSNH
- the narH gene encoding nitrate reductase subunit beta, encoding MRVMAQMAMVMNLDKCIGCHTCSVTCKQVWTNRSGAEHVWFNNVETRPGQGYPRTYEDQEKWKGGWTLNKRGRLKLKAGGRLKNLATIFANPNLPGINDYYEPWTYDYENLTTAPAQDHMPVARPKSLLTGEDTKVTWSSNWDDDLAGSVEHGHNDPILQKVGDKVKFEYEQAFMFYLPRICEHCLNPSCVSSCPTGAIYKREEDGIVLVDQDRCRGWRQCVSGCPYKKMYFNHKTGKVEKCTFCYPRIEVGQPTICSETCVGRLRYLGLMLYDADKVLEAASTKDEHGLYEAQRGVFLDPKDPEVIREAQLAGIPDDWIEAAVHSPIWALINEYKVALPLHPEYRTMPMVWYIPPLSPVVDAVSETGEDAERRDNLFAAIDKLRIPIDYLAGLFTAGDTAPVDRVLRKLAAMRSYMRDINMGWETDESIAESVGMTGQEIRDMYRLLAIAKYEERYVIPPAHYEDAHKLENIATECSLNVDGGPGMGGFDASFGADPNMGADPGIGSFDGPGRPEGVRINLLNWDGQGTPDGLFPHPHDSSAATEDQP